A single window of Nicotiana sylvestris chromosome 3, ASM39365v2, whole genome shotgun sequence DNA harbors:
- the LOC104218450 gene encoding uncharacterized protein encodes MAAHATEFEVIKQSSMSVWEYHMEFVRLSKYAPQLVSIMDARVRRFVQGLSPLVVKEDIDCYALVDLGSSLSYVTPFIASSFGVEPEQLHEPFYVSTPVGDSITATRVYRNCVVMVCGRATTADLIELEMVDFDMIMGMDWLYSCFAKLDCRTRVMRLEFPNEPVIEWKRNGVVPKGRFISYLKASKMIRKGCIYHLVWVADTTSKVSVPESVPVVKEFLEVFPDELPEIPPDREIDFGINVLPDT; translated from the exons ATGGCGGCCCATGCCACAGAGTTTGAGGTAATCAAGCAGAGCAGtatgagtgtttgggagtaccacatggagtttgtgaGGTTGTCCAAGTATGCTCCTCAGTTAGTGTCGATCATGGATGCTCGAGTTCGGCGATTCGTTCAGGGTCTTAGTCCTTTGGTGGTGAAAGAG GACATTGATTGTTATGCTCTTGTTGATCTGGGGTCCTCTTTGTCTTATGTCACCCCATTCATTGCTTCAAGTTTTGGGGTAGAACCCGAACAGCTTCATGAGCCGTTCTATGTATCGACTCCGGTTGGTGATTCTATTACAGCCACGCGAGTTTATAGGAATTGCGTTGTCATGGTATGTGGTCGTGCTACCACGGCCGATCTCATTGAGCTtgaaatggtggattttgatatgattatgggaatggactggCTTTATTCGTGCTTTGCTAAACTTGACTGCCGAACGAGAGTCATGAGGCTCGAGTTCCCTAATGAGCCGGTTATTGAGTGGAAGCGAAATGGTGTGgtgccgaaaggtaggtttatttcctaccttaaggcttCAAAGATGATTAGGAAGGGGTGTATCTACCATTTGGTCTGGGTGGCGGACACCACTTCAAAAGTGTCTGTCCCCGAGTCTGTGCCAGTCGTTAAGGAGTTTCTTGAAGTGTTTCCGGACGAGCTTCCAGAGATCCCGCCAGATagagagattgattttgggattaATGTATTGCCAGATACGTGA